In one Echinicola marina genomic region, the following are encoded:
- the gap gene encoding type I glyceraldehyde-3-phosphate dehydrogenase — protein sequence MTKIKVGINGFGRIGRLVFRAAQERDDIQIVGINDLVDVDYMAYMLKYDSTHGIFKGDVEVKDGQLVVNGNAIRVTAERNPADLKWSDVGAEYVVESTGLFLTKDSAKGHIEAGAKKVIMSAPSKDDTPMFVMGVNESSYTSDMQFVSNASCTTNCLAPLAKVVNDNWGIEEGLMTTVHATTATQKTVDGPSVKDWRGGRGAGQNIIPSSTGAAKAVGKVIPELNGKLTGMAFRVPTPDVSVVDLTVKLKKGASYEEICAKMKEAADGELKGILGYTEDAVVSNDFIGDARTSIFDAGAGIQLSDKFVKLVSWYDNEWGYSNKVVDLVAYIASK from the coding sequence ATGACAAAGATTAAAGTAGGAATTAACGGATTCGGAAGAATTGGTAGACTGGTTTTCCGCGCTGCCCAAGAAAGAGATGATATTCAGATTGTGGGTATCAATGACCTAGTGGATGTAGATTACATGGCTTACATGTTGAAGTATGACTCTACTCACGGTATCTTCAAGGGAGACGTAGAAGTTAAGGATGGCCAGTTGGTTGTAAACGGTAATGCAATCCGTGTAACTGCCGAAAGAAATCCTGCTGACCTTAAGTGGTCTGATGTTGGTGCTGAATATGTAGTAGAATCTACTGGTCTTTTCTTGACCAAGGATTCAGCTAAAGGTCATATCGAAGCTGGTGCTAAGAAAGTGATCATGTCTGCTCCTTCTAAGGATGACACTCCTATGTTCGTAATGGGTGTAAACGAATCTTCTTATACTTCAGATATGCAGTTCGTTTCTAATGCTTCTTGTACTACTAACTGTCTTGCTCCATTGGCTAAGGTGGTAAATGACAATTGGGGTATTGAAGAAGGTTTGATGACTACTGTACACGCAACTACTGCTACGCAGAAAACTGTTGACGGTCCTTCTGTGAAAGACTGGAGAGGTGGACGTGGTGCTGGTCAAAACATCATCCCTTCATCTACTGGTGCTGCTAAAGCGGTAGGAAAAGTAATTCCTGAATTGAACGGTAAATTGACTGGTATGGCGTTTAGAGTTCCAACTCCTGACGTTTCTGTAGTTGACCTTACTGTGAAATTGAAGAAAGGTGCTTCTTACGAAGAGATCTGTGCTAAAATGAAAGAAGCTGCTGATGGTGAATTGAAAGGTATCTTGGGTTACACTGAAGATGCAGTGGTTTCTAATGACTTTATCGGTGACGCTAGAACTTCTATCTTCGATGCAGGTGCTGGTATACAGTTGAGCGACAAATTCGTGAAATTGGTGTCTTGGTATGACAATGAGTGGGGTTACTCTAACAAAGTTGTTGATCTAGTAGCTTATATCGCTAGCAAATAA
- a CDS encoding alpha/beta hydrolase family protein, translating to MILRLNQYFLAFSVGFLTIFSLHAQELQGSWKGELDIMAKKLPIIFHFEQEGGDWKGTMDSPTQGATGMAIDKVLHTAPMVSVELGKFNITFEGLLMNDTIKGTFTQSGVEIPLDLIKVGEEELLGQPKQQEPKAPFDYDVIETSFQNMKAGIKLKGTITKPKGMGPFPAVVLVSGSGQQDRNGEVFGHKPFWVIADYLTRKGIAVLRYDERGTGESEGEFAEANSFDFEKDAEVALHHLKKFPFVDQLRSGVVGHSEGGMIAWIMAAETKGLGFAISLAGPTVPISDLMMQQSQDVLSSYGASEELIQEQRKINEVLYQVFEDTEDFKDLNGNLTTALRSHLKEMNKVDSLDQEQIQELEGAYSQMVSPWYFSFMKFNPAPYIRQANIPVLALFAAKDIQVNGPINYQALEDIKNKEGKDNIELKLYPGLNHLFQTAQTGAIDEYAQIGETFSEVVLEDIVAWIKGL from the coding sequence ATGATCCTTCGGTTAAATCAATACTTTCTAGCCTTTTCTGTTGGTTTTCTCACCATCTTTTCCCTTCATGCACAGGAACTACAAGGAAGCTGGAAGGGAGAACTCGATATAATGGCAAAAAAACTACCCATAATATTTCATTTTGAACAGGAAGGTGGAGACTGGAAAGGAACGATGGACAGTCCTACTCAGGGGGCAACTGGCATGGCGATAGATAAGGTGCTACATACTGCTCCCATGGTATCGGTAGAATTGGGAAAATTCAACATTACCTTTGAGGGATTGTTGATGAATGATACGATCAAAGGGACCTTTACACAGTCTGGGGTGGAAATTCCTTTAGATCTGATCAAGGTAGGAGAGGAGGAGCTACTTGGGCAGCCAAAGCAGCAAGAACCAAAAGCGCCATTTGACTATGATGTTATAGAAACCAGTTTTCAAAACATGAAAGCAGGTATAAAGTTAAAGGGAACGATTACCAAACCAAAGGGGATGGGGCCATTTCCAGCTGTAGTCTTGGTTAGTGGTTCTGGTCAACAGGATAGGAACGGAGAGGTTTTCGGTCATAAACCATTTTGGGTAATTGCAGATTACTTGACCAGAAAAGGTATTGCTGTGTTGCGCTATGACGAACGCGGGACGGGTGAATCAGAAGGTGAATTTGCGGAGGCCAATAGTTTTGATTTCGAAAAAGATGCTGAAGTAGCCCTTCACCACTTGAAGAAATTCCCTTTTGTGGACCAATTGAGAAGTGGTGTGGTCGGGCATAGCGAAGGAGGAATGATTGCTTGGATTATGGCTGCGGAGACCAAAGGTTTGGGCTTTGCCATTTCTTTGGCAGGGCCTACCGTGCCCATTTCGGACTTAATGATGCAGCAAAGTCAGGATGTATTGTCTTCTTACGGTGCTTCTGAAGAATTGATCCAGGAACAAAGGAAAATCAATGAAGTACTTTATCAGGTATTTGAAGATACAGAAGATTTTAAGGACTTGAATGGTAATTTGACTACAGCGCTCAGAAGTCATTTGAAAGAGATGAACAAAGTGGATTCTTTGGATCAGGAACAAATACAGGAATTGGAAGGTGCTTACAGCCAAATGGTTTCTCCTTGGTATTTTAGTTTTATGAAATTTAATCCAGCGCCTTATATTAGGCAAGCCAATATTCCTGTTTTAGCATTGTTTGCGGCAAAGGATATACAGGTGAACGGTCCCATTAATTACCAGGCATTGGAGGATATTAAAAATAAAGAGGGAAAGGATAATATAGAACTCAAATTATATCCAGGATTAAATCATTTGTTTCAAACCGCCCAAACGGGTGCCATAGATGAATATGCACAGATTGGTGAGACCTTTAGCGAGGTGGTTTTGGAGGATATAGTGGCTTGGATCAAAGGCCTATAG
- a CDS encoding DUF3820 family protein has product MQKEILLDLVTKKMPFGKYKGRLICDIPEHYLVWMHRKGFPEGKLGMWLNTMYEIRVNGLEYILIELKKKIQLGEL; this is encoded by the coding sequence ATGCAAAAAGAAATACTGCTTGATTTAGTGACTAAAAAAATGCCTTTTGGAAAATACAAAGGAAGGTTGATTTGTGATATACCAGAGCATTACCTAGTATGGATGCATAGGAAAGGCTTTCCGGAAGGGAAATTAGGCATGTGGCTGAATACTATGTATGAAATCCGCGTCAATGGTTTGGAATATATTTTGATAGAACTCAAAAAGAAAATCCAATTAGGGGAACTATAA
- a CDS encoding S8 family peptidase, whose amino-acid sequence MKKHLLSVMMNPVVALSIILGAFLASCQEVEQSSISVPVDQSADINGTVIPGKYIVVLHNQRINFRRKGSYEDMQASMRKEVSSMLADFRVAPENLDRVFSNALEGFSVELDEEQFILLSKDSRVKFIEQDRVIALAPPPGKGPGNGGGGEEPSGETVPYGISRVGGPVDYSGSNVAFVIDTGIDLDHPDLNVDASKGFNAFNTGKDSKSLDDGNGHGTHVAGTIAAINNDFGVIGVAAGATVVPVKVLDSRGSGSYSGVIAGVDFVKARGNNGDVANMSLGGPVSNALDQAVKEAAASGVKFSLAAGNEGGDANEHSPARVNGPDIYTISAMDESDNFASFSNFSNPPVDYCAPGVSITSTWKNGGYNTISGTSMAAPHVAGILLLGNIQSSGTVNGDPDGNPDSIASH is encoded by the coding sequence ATGAAAAAGCATTTATTAAGCGTAATGATGAACCCAGTGGTGGCTTTGTCCATTATTTTGGGGGCCTTTCTAGCTTCATGTCAGGAAGTAGAGCAAAGTTCCATATCAGTGCCGGTGGATCAATCTGCTGATATCAACGGCACTGTAATACCTGGAAAGTATATTGTGGTATTACATAATCAGAGAATTAATTTTAGACGGAAAGGTAGCTATGAAGATATGCAGGCATCCATGAGGAAGGAAGTTTCCAGCATGCTAGCAGATTTTCGTGTGGCACCAGAAAACCTAGACCGAGTATTTAGCAATGCGCTAGAAGGTTTTTCTGTAGAATTGGATGAAGAACAATTTATCCTTTTGAGCAAGGATAGCCGGGTCAAGTTTATAGAACAAGACCGTGTGATTGCATTGGCTCCACCTCCAGGAAAAGGCCCTGGTAATGGAGGAGGAGGGGAAGAACCTTCAGGCGAAACGGTTCCCTATGGGATTTCAAGGGTTGGAGGTCCGGTGGATTACTCAGGCAGTAATGTGGCTTTTGTAATCGATACTGGCATAGACTTGGATCATCCGGATTTGAATGTCGATGCTTCCAAAGGCTTCAATGCTTTTAATACAGGGAAAGACAGCAAATCTTTGGATGATGGAAATGGGCATGGTACGCATGTAGCAGGAACGATTGCGGCGATCAATAATGATTTTGGAGTGATAGGAGTGGCAGCTGGAGCAACAGTCGTACCAGTGAAAGTATTGGATTCCAGAGGTTCAGGTTCTTATTCTGGGGTGATTGCAGGGGTTGATTTTGTGAAAGCGAGAGGCAATAATGGTGATGTGGCCAATATGAGTTTAGGAGGACCAGTCTCTAATGCGCTGGATCAAGCGGTCAAAGAGGCTGCTGCTTCAGGCGTAAAGTTTAGCTTGGCTGCCGGTAATGAGGGGGGAGATGCCAATGAGCATTCTCCAGCAAGGGTCAATGGCCCGGATATTTACACCATATCGGCCATGGATGAAAGTGATAACTTTGCCTCTTTCTCAAATTTTTCGAATCCTCCTGTGGATTATTGTGCTCCTGGAGTATCGATTACATCTACCTGGAAAAATGGCGGATATAATACGATCAGTGGTACCTCCATGGCCGCTCCACATGTAGCGGGAATCTTATTGCTGGGAAATATCCAAAGTAGCGGAACAGTAAATGGTGACCCGGACGGTAATCCAGATTCTATTGCTTCACATTGA
- a CDS encoding outer membrane beta-barrel protein, protein MNKFYLLFFIISLNFQGNLWAQEILQGKIIDQQSEETLPGAYIFVKNTENETIGNTYSDENGDFKIAKPTTTPFILEISFIGFETLRKTYSNLQSNNLGTIALGQDATQLQEVEVKGQIMTGEVKGDTVSFNANAYKTRSQASAGELIRKMPGVNMRGGTIEVQGETVGRVLVDGEPFFGDDPATAMQNLPVEVIDKIEFLDQKSDQAKLTGFDDGETIKTINIITKKDKRGGKFGQLFAGYGTDDNYLVGGAIHFFEGAQRLSVLGLSNNINQQNFSADDLTGAFGSGNDRGWGRRDSDDLTVRSLPGITKTNAVGTNFTDKFDNGKAKISGNYFFNDSKNTLNRTSSREYILPSDSLQFYDEERLDQNNSQTHRMSLKLEYDISDKHAIIWRPRFSYQKSNAQNSLIARNLYNQNTPISETINLTSSNNDALSIDNDFTYRYKFNKPGRTISTSIESRYRKNNGQSLLTSANRNYQNENLDSLVQKSNSTSKSNNYEMEIVYTEPVGENSQLRLEYELRNDNGISDRDVSQREMESFNFEKDSTLSNKFDNGYRHHEMNLGYQYAGEELRIYSSFVYQIADLNSDRLFPGFENTQRNFKNFIPRVYVTYEPNKETSIRFGYRTDTDAPSVNQLQDVIDNSNPLSISMGNPDLEQEYEHRIFSRIRKINLETSKSFFMYFSGRVRKNYMGTSTFIASKDTLINNDVLLRQGGQLRRPVNLDNAYDASTSISFGFPLGFIKSNLNLDTRFSYSNQPGLINDQLNTNHNLGMGQGLSITSNVGEKLDFNLGTSANYNVVRSTLQADRNSNYYSQSTRLDLYWNFWRGFFISTNVNNQLYAGLGDEFDQSIWLMNADFGYRFPPSENLELKMTVFDLLNQNTSIERNITDVYIENVRTDVLKQFFMLTLTYNLRAFGGNRPQYD, encoded by the coding sequence ATGAACAAATTTTATTTACTTTTTTTTATAATAAGTTTAAACTTTCAGGGAAATCTCTGGGCACAAGAAATCCTTCAAGGTAAAATTATAGACCAACAAAGCGAGGAAACACTTCCTGGTGCCTATATTTTTGTCAAAAACACAGAAAATGAGACCATAGGAAACACCTATTCTGATGAAAATGGCGACTTCAAAATAGCCAAACCTACAACCACACCATTCATATTGGAAATTAGTTTTATAGGTTTTGAAACATTGAGAAAGACCTATTCCAATCTTCAAAGTAACAACCTTGGAACAATCGCCCTAGGTCAGGATGCCACTCAGCTCCAGGAGGTAGAGGTAAAAGGCCAAATCATGACAGGAGAAGTAAAAGGAGATACGGTTTCCTTTAACGCCAATGCCTACAAGACCCGGTCTCAGGCAAGTGCTGGTGAATTGATCCGTAAAATGCCAGGAGTAAACATGAGAGGAGGAACCATAGAAGTTCAAGGGGAAACTGTAGGCCGTGTTCTGGTCGATGGTGAGCCTTTCTTCGGGGATGATCCAGCCACGGCCATGCAAAACCTGCCAGTTGAGGTAATTGATAAAATTGAATTTTTGGATCAAAAGAGTGACCAAGCTAAACTAACAGGTTTTGATGATGGAGAAACCATTAAGACCATTAATATCATCACTAAAAAGGATAAAAGAGGAGGGAAATTCGGGCAACTCTTTGCCGGATATGGTACTGACGACAATTATTTGGTGGGAGGCGCTATCCATTTCTTTGAAGGTGCCCAAAGGCTCTCGGTACTTGGACTAAGCAACAATATCAACCAACAAAACTTTTCTGCAGATGACCTAACAGGCGCCTTTGGATCTGGAAATGATCGGGGCTGGGGAAGACGAGACAGCGATGACTTGACCGTCAGGTCTCTGCCAGGTATCACTAAAACAAATGCTGTAGGAACCAACTTCACCGATAAATTCGATAATGGCAAGGCAAAAATTTCCGGTAACTATTTCTTCAATGATAGTAAAAACACCCTGAACAGGACTTCTAGCAGAGAGTATATCTTGCCAAGTGATAGCCTCCAATTTTACGATGAAGAAAGACTTGACCAAAACAACAGTCAAACCCACAGAATGTCTTTGAAGCTAGAGTATGATATTTCTGATAAACATGCTATAATCTGGAGACCAAGATTCTCCTATCAAAAATCAAATGCCCAGAATAGCCTCATTGCAAGGAACCTATATAACCAAAACACACCTATCAGTGAAACGATCAATTTAACTTCCTCTAATAATGATGCATTAAGCATAGATAATGACTTCACTTATCGCTATAAATTTAACAAACCGGGAAGAACGATCTCTACCAGCATTGAATCCAGGTATAGAAAAAACAATGGTCAGTCCTTATTAACCTCTGCCAACAGGAATTATCAAAATGAAAACTTGGATAGCTTGGTTCAAAAATCCAATAGCACTTCAAAATCCAACAATTATGAGATGGAGATTGTATATACGGAACCTGTTGGTGAAAACTCTCAGCTGAGATTAGAGTATGAATTAAGAAATGATAATGGAATTAGTGACAGAGATGTAAGCCAAAGGGAAATGGAATCCTTTAACTTTGAAAAAGACAGTACTTTAAGTAACAAATTTGACAATGGTTACCGTCACCATGAAATGAACCTTGGCTATCAATACGCCGGAGAAGAATTAAGAATATATTCTTCCTTTGTTTACCAAATTGCTGACCTAAACAGTGATAGGCTTTTTCCTGGTTTTGAAAACACACAAAGAAATTTTAAAAACTTTATTCCGAGAGTCTATGTCACCTACGAACCCAATAAAGAAACCAGTATAAGGTTTGGGTATAGAACAGACACGGATGCCCCGTCTGTCAATCAGTTACAAGACGTAATCGACAATAGCAATCCACTTTCCATTTCTATGGGAAATCCAGATTTGGAACAAGAATACGAGCACAGGATATTTTCTAGGATCAGAAAAATCAATCTGGAAACCTCCAAGTCTTTCTTTATGTACTTTTCCGGCAGGGTAAGAAAAAACTATATGGGGACCAGTACCTTCATTGCTTCCAAAGACACCCTGATCAATAATGATGTATTATTGAGACAAGGAGGTCAACTAAGAAGGCCAGTGAACCTCGACAACGCATATGATGCAAGTACCAGTATCTCCTTTGGTTTCCCGCTTGGATTTATAAAAAGTAATTTAAACTTGGATACAAGGTTCAGTTATTCCAACCAGCCAGGCCTTATCAACGACCAGCTCAATACCAATCATAACCTTGGTATGGGACAAGGCCTGTCCATCACCAGTAATGTAGGGGAAAAGCTTGATTTCAACCTAGGAACAAGCGCTAACTATAATGTGGTCAGAAGCACACTTCAAGCAGATAGAAACTCAAATTACTATTCCCAAAGTACCCGTCTGGACCTTTATTGGAATTTCTGGAGAGGATTCTTTATCAGTACCAATGTAAACAACCAACTCTATGCAGGATTAGGAGATGAATTTGATCAATCCATCTGGTTGATGAATGCAGATTTTGGCTATAGGTTCCCTCCTTCTGAAAACTTGGAATTAAAAATGACCGTATTCGATTTATTGAACCAAAATACCAGTATTGAACGAAATATTACAGATGTCTATATAGAAAATGTGAGGACAGATGTGCTAAAACAATTCTTTATGCTTACCTTGACTTATAATCTAAGAGCATTTGGCGGAAACCGACCGCAATACGATTGA
- a CDS encoding TonB-dependent receptor — protein sequence MKMRKLSSLLFTLLLLSTNLLAQEDCPFILRGKVLDSESNEAVINAYIWVQDLSKGTVTDQNGNFRINDLCEGHFELKVESLGYTAQTLPLNVHENVNLTIRLSQKEYTIDGVEIVGHKDAVNTMNAVSSISTELLDETRGKNLGETLKSLSGVTTYTTGANIAKPVIHGMHSNRIMILNNGIKQEGQQWGGEHAPEIDPFMAENISVVKGAESIRFGPEAMGGVLLVTPPKLPVKAGFKGTAHIIGNTNGRSGAAAISLEGGSKKWKGLGYRLQASSRAGGNIKSPDYFQDNTGMRELNFSGAIGYNTKNIGMDLFYSRFSTTIGILSDSHTGNLSDLNELIENGRPFSNPGFNYDIVNPRQEVVHQLLKAKGHYHLKNEGVLNLEYAFQQNNRQEFDKRRGALNDRAALDLELFTNTLNLSYEHPSAKSWNGSIGVNMLQQANNNIPGTGVTPLIPNYDLINLGAFAIEKYTNGNLELEAGARYDFRYVDAARYNDGELEERNYTFKNFTASIGAAYSFNSNWMLISNIGSAWRPPNINEQFSEGLHHGAAAVEIGNPNFVSEQAIKWVNTLNFNRGNWDIEWTGYYHKINNYIYLNPTGEQHVSLRGTFNIYEYLQTDADFWGMDLSSLYKHENGISWFVKGAMIRAKNLIDKSYLPFIPADRIETGISYELPEWRGLSNNKISLSNLSVFRQRREPDFDLAPAPLGYNLWNISVGTILFENQKSVLKVNLSIDNLLNTSYKDYMDRFRYFSHQMGRNLSLRLKYEF from the coding sequence ATGAAAATGCGAAAACTGAGTTCACTTTTATTCACTTTACTCCTCCTTAGCACCAATCTTTTGGCCCAGGAAGACTGTCCCTTTATACTCAGGGGAAAAGTCTTGGACAGTGAAAGCAATGAAGCCGTTATCAACGCTTATATATGGGTTCAAGACCTCAGCAAGGGAACTGTTACAGATCAAAACGGGAATTTCCGCATCAATGACCTATGTGAGGGACATTTTGAGCTAAAGGTAGAATCCTTGGGATATACAGCCCAAACGCTACCTCTTAATGTCCACGAAAATGTCAATCTGACCATCCGATTGAGCCAGAAGGAATACACCATTGACGGTGTGGAAATAGTCGGACATAAAGATGCTGTCAATACCATGAATGCAGTAAGCAGTATAAGTACTGAACTGCTCGATGAAACCCGGGGTAAAAATCTGGGAGAAACCCTTAAGTCACTATCAGGCGTTACCACTTATACTACTGGTGCCAACATCGCCAAACCGGTCATCCATGGTATGCACAGCAATCGGATCATGATCCTAAATAATGGAATCAAACAAGAAGGCCAACAATGGGGTGGCGAACATGCGCCCGAGATCGACCCATTCATGGCCGAAAACATTTCCGTGGTTAAAGGTGCAGAGTCAATTCGATTCGGTCCTGAAGCCATGGGAGGAGTACTTTTGGTCACCCCACCCAAACTCCCTGTCAAAGCTGGTTTTAAAGGCACTGCCCATATCATCGGCAACACCAATGGACGTTCCGGAGCTGCTGCCATTAGTTTGGAGGGGGGAAGTAAAAAATGGAAAGGATTGGGTTATAGACTCCAAGCTTCAAGCCGTGCTGGAGGAAATATTAAATCCCCTGATTATTTTCAGGACAATACAGGCATGCGAGAGCTCAATTTCTCAGGTGCCATTGGCTATAATACCAAAAACATCGGGATGGACCTATTTTACAGTAGATTTTCCACTACAATTGGTATTCTAAGTGATTCCCATACGGGAAACTTAAGTGATTTAAATGAACTGATTGAAAATGGACGACCATTCAGTAATCCTGGTTTCAATTATGACATTGTCAATCCAAGACAAGAAGTAGTCCACCAGCTGCTCAAAGCCAAAGGTCATTATCATTTGAAAAACGAAGGTGTACTCAACTTAGAATACGCCTTTCAGCAAAATAACCGGCAAGAGTTTGACAAAAGACGGGGGGCACTCAATGATAGGGCGGCCTTAGACCTTGAACTGTTTACAAATACCCTAAACCTCTCCTATGAGCATCCCAGTGCAAAATCCTGGAATGGTTCTATTGGGGTTAATATGCTACAGCAAGCCAATAATAATATACCAGGCACTGGGGTTACTCCCCTGATTCCCAATTATGATTTAATTAATTTAGGTGCTTTTGCCATTGAAAAGTACACTAATGGTAATTTGGAACTGGAAGCCGGAGCTCGATATGACTTCAGATATGTGGATGCTGCCAGATATAACGATGGAGAATTGGAAGAAAGGAACTACACTTTCAAAAACTTCACCGCCTCCATAGGAGCAGCTTACAGCTTTAACAGCAATTGGATGTTGATCTCTAATATCGGGTCGGCATGGAGACCTCCGAACATCAATGAACAGTTTAGTGAAGGCCTTCATCATGGTGCCGCTGCCGTAGAAATAGGTAATCCAAACTTTGTAAGCGAGCAGGCCATCAAATGGGTCAATACCTTAAACTTCAATAGGGGTAATTGGGACATAGAGTGGACAGGATATTACCATAAGATCAACAACTATATCTACCTCAACCCCACAGGAGAACAACATGTTTCACTCCGGGGAACATTTAATATTTATGAGTACCTCCAAACAGATGCTGATTTTTGGGGAATGGACTTAAGTTCTCTGTATAAACATGAAAATGGAATTTCCTGGTTTGTCAAAGGAGCTATGATCAGGGCAAAAAATTTAATAGATAAAAGCTACCTGCCCTTTATTCCAGCCGACAGAATCGAAACTGGAATCAGTTATGAATTACCAGAATGGAGAGGTCTGAGCAATAATAAGATTAGCCTGAGCAACCTTTCTGTTTTCCGACAAAGAAGAGAACCTGACTTTGATTTAGCTCCAGCACCATTAGGATACAACCTTTGGAACATCAGTGTAGGTACAATATTATTTGAAAATCAAAAAAGCGTACTAAAGGTCAATTTATCCATAGACAATCTTCTTAATACCTCCTACAAAGACTATATGGACAGGTTCAGGTACTTCAGTCATCAAATGGGAAGAAACCTTTCCTTGCGGCTAAAATATGAATTCTAA
- a CDS encoding PQQ-dependent sugar dehydrogenase, which yields MELKNNKHLKYALTLLSFSLVVGSSCAQEKDTRSGISINTPEIAEDPKNYTVETIVEGFDDPWGMDFLPDGSILVSEKAGTLYLVKDGKKTEVKNAPEVSSRGQGGLLDIMLHPDFENNSWVYFSIASSEGEEEGANTAVVRAKLNGSELTDHETIYKASPNTKKGQHFGSRLAFDDKGYLYFSAGERGDRDNNPQDITRDNGKIYRLHDDGSIPKDNPFVNEANAKKAIYSYGHRNPQGMIFHPKYKEIWVNEHGPQGGDEINIVKKGANFGWPVISYGINYDDSMLTENTSKEGMEQPIYYWVPSIAPCGFAVVPEETYPDWAGSLLVGSLKFQYLELLQMDGKKVIGRTKLLDGMGRLRNVKIGPDNHIYAAIGGKGIVKIIPKK from the coding sequence ATGGAATTAAAAAACAACAAGCACTTAAAATATGCTTTGACCTTACTCTCCTTTAGTTTAGTAGTTGGCAGTTCCTGTGCACAGGAAAAAGACACACGATCAGGAATCAGCATTAATACGCCTGAAATAGCTGAAGACCCGAAAAATTATACGGTAGAAACAATCGTTGAAGGTTTTGATGATCCTTGGGGAATGGACTTTTTACCAGATGGAAGCATTTTGGTCTCAGAGAAAGCCGGAACACTTTATCTGGTTAAGGACGGAAAAAAAACCGAAGTAAAAAACGCACCTGAAGTATCTTCTAGAGGTCAAGGTGGGCTATTGGATATTATGCTTCACCCAGATTTTGAAAACAACAGTTGGGTATATTTTTCCATTGCTTCCTCAGAAGGAGAAGAAGAAGGTGCCAATACTGCAGTAGTAAGAGCTAAATTGAATGGTTCTGAACTTACAGACCATGAAACCATCTATAAAGCAAGCCCTAACACCAAAAAAGGACAACACTTTGGTTCTAGATTAGCCTTTGATGACAAAGGATATCTTTATTTTTCTGCCGGTGAAAGAGGTGACAGGGACAATAATCCCCAAGACATCACTAGGGATAATGGAAAAATTTACCGCCTTCATGATGACGGAAGTATTCCAAAAGACAATCCTTTTGTAAATGAAGCCAATGCCAAAAAAGCCATTTATTCTTATGGACACAGAAATCCCCAAGGAATGATTTTCCACCCAAAATACAAGGAAATTTGGGTTAATGAGCACGGTCCACAAGGTGGCGATGAAATTAACATCGTTAAAAAAGGTGCTAATTTCGGCTGGCCAGTGATCAGTTATGGTATTAATTATGATGACTCTATGCTTACTGAGAATACCAGCAAAGAAGGAATGGAACAACCCATTTACTATTGGGTACCTTCGATTGCTCCTTGTGGTTTCGCTGTAGTACCTGAAGAAACCTACCCTGATTGGGCTGGCAGTCTCCTAGTAGGCTCCCTAAAGTTCCAATACCTTGAATTGCTACAAATGGATGGTAAAAAGGTTATAGGCAGAACAAAGCTACTGGATGGAATGGGCAGATTGAGAAATGTAAAAATTGGTCCTGACAATCACATCTATGCAGCTATCGGTGGAAAAGGCATAGTTAAAATTATACCAAAGAAATAA
- a CDS encoding c-type cytochrome yields MIKTTVITSLVGAYLGWTAFTFGDQDEALKASIKRGQEVYNDYCITCHMADGKGVSGTFPPLANSDFLLKNREQSIRAIKFGMSGEITVNKKAYNNTMSNLGLYDDEVADVMNYILNSWGNKSKKMVSEKEVKSIEKKEKTAS; encoded by the coding sequence ATGATTAAAACGACTGTTATTACCAGTTTGGTAGGCGCATATTTGGGTTGGACAGCATTTACCTTTGGTGATCAAGATGAAGCTTTAAAGGCCAGCATAAAAAGAGGCCAAGAAGTCTATAATGATTATTGTATTACTTGTCATATGGCTGATGGCAAGGGTGTCTCCGGTACCTTTCCCCCTTTGGCCAATTCTGATTTTCTATTAAAAAACCGCGAACAAAGTATCCGTGCTATAAAATTTGGTATGAGCGGAGAAATCACAGTCAACAAAAAAGCCTATAATAACACCATGAGCAACTTGGGGTTATACGATGATGAAGTTGCTGATGTCATGAACTATATCCTGAATAGTTGGGGAAACAAATCAAAAAAGATGGTTTCGGAAAAAGAAGTTAAATCCATCGAAAAGAAAGAAAAAACAGCAAGTTAA